Proteins encoded in a region of the Streptomyces violaceoruber genome:
- a CDS encoding ATP-binding protein — translation MDGAARTGDRLKDGSVKVSAEYPGMPGDIARGRELARRFLARVRAAQGAQVSERTVEVVQLVVSELLTNACKYAPGPSLVDLELAEDRVEVTVWDSAPVLPVPGPADPTRVGRHGLEIVMAVCESFEVHREPVGKRMRAAVGLAAT, via the coding sequence ATGGATGGGGCTGCCCGTACGGGGGACCGGCTGAAGGACGGCTCGGTCAAGGTTTCGGCGGAGTATCCGGGCATGCCCGGCGACATCGCCAGAGGCCGGGAACTGGCCCGGCGGTTTCTGGCACGCGTGCGCGCGGCGCAGGGTGCGCAGGTGTCCGAACGCACGGTGGAAGTGGTGCAACTGGTGGTCAGCGAACTGCTGACGAACGCGTGCAAATACGCGCCCGGCCCCTCGCTGGTCGATCTCGAACTGGCCGAGGACCGGGTGGAGGTCACGGTGTGGGACAGCGCGCCGGTGCTCCCGGTGCCCGGGCCCGCGGACCCCACCCGGGTCGGCCGGCACGGGCTGGAGATCGTCATGGCCGTCTGCGAGAGCTTCGAGGTGCACCGGGAGCCGGTCGGCAAGCGCATGAGGGCCGCCGTGGGACTCGCGGCGACCTGA
- a CDS encoding SAM-dependent methyltransferase gives MDRQQISRLAHAHHPIAAPLDDDSVRRLLAHAVPGDGARVLDLGCGGAEWLLRALAGHPRLTAEGVDVSASALDHARGAAARLGVADRLTLHHEDAARFAAPHGFDLVLCVGSTHAFGGLPATLAAAREHLAPGGRVLVGDGFWEREPSPEAVESLGDLDDLPTTLDRVVADGWTPVGGHISTRRELDDYEWAWTGALAAWALDHPADPDRAQALETATAHRDGWLRGYRDCLGFLCLVLRPTDT, from the coding sequence GTGGACCGTCAGCAGATCTCCCGGCTCGCCCATGCCCACCATCCGATCGCGGCACCGCTCGACGACGACTCGGTACGCCGGCTCCTCGCCCACGCGGTCCCCGGTGACGGCGCACGCGTCCTCGACCTGGGCTGCGGCGGCGCCGAGTGGCTGCTGCGGGCTCTCGCCGGGCATCCACGTCTCACGGCCGAGGGCGTGGACGTCTCCGCGAGCGCGCTCGACCACGCCCGTGGGGCCGCGGCCCGGCTCGGGGTGGCGGACCGTCTGACGCTGCACCATGAGGACGCCGCGCGGTTCGCCGCCCCGCACGGCTTCGACCTGGTCCTCTGCGTCGGCTCCACGCACGCGTTCGGCGGCCTGCCCGCCACCCTCGCCGCCGCACGCGAGCACCTGGCGCCCGGCGGACGTGTCCTGGTCGGCGACGGATTCTGGGAACGCGAGCCGTCCCCCGAGGCCGTCGAGAGCCTCGGTGACCTCGACGACCTGCCGACCACCCTGGACCGGGTCGTCGCGGACGGCTGGACGCCCGTGGGCGGGCACATCAGTACCCGCCGGGAACTCGACGACTACGAGTGGGCCTGGACCGGGGCACTGGCCGCGTGGGCCCTGGACCACCCCGCCGATCCCGACCGCGCGCAGGCGCTGGAGACGGCCACCGCCCACCGTGACGGGTGGCTGCGGGGCTATCGGGACTGCCTGGGCTTCCTCTGCCTGGTCCTGCGTCCGACGGACACCTGA
- a CDS encoding Type 1 glutamine amidotransferase-like domain-containing protein, which yields MTAPQPTILATSGGHRAGGRTMVAFDALVHHAVDLSGAHGRRPRVLYVGTAIGDAEHVTARMTEAARVAGFDLTPLHLFPMPNVEDVEETVLAQDVVWVMGGSVANLLAVWRVHGLDRVMRKAWEAGVVLSGVSAGSLCWFRGGATDSFGPELRPITDALDFLPYGNGVHYDVDPGRRPLIHRLVADGTLPTAHCTDDGVGLVYRGTELAEAVTEVPGKGAYVVVRDGDTAVEERIEPRELPGPGR from the coding sequence ATGACGGCACCGCAGCCCACGATCCTCGCCACCTCGGGCGGCCATCGCGCGGGCGGCCGGACCATGGTGGCCTTCGACGCCCTGGTCCATCACGCGGTGGACCTCTCGGGCGCGCACGGCCGGCGCCCCCGCGTCCTGTACGTGGGCACCGCCATAGGGGACGCCGAGCACGTCACCGCCCGCATGACGGAGGCCGCCCGGGTCGCCGGGTTCGATCTGACGCCGCTGCACCTGTTTCCCATGCCCAACGTCGAGGACGTCGAGGAGACCGTGCTCGCCCAGGACGTCGTCTGGGTCATGGGCGGCTCGGTGGCCAACCTGCTCGCCGTGTGGCGCGTGCACGGCCTCGACCGGGTCATGCGCAAGGCGTGGGAGGCGGGCGTCGTGCTCAGCGGCGTGAGCGCGGGCTCCCTGTGCTGGTTCCGGGGCGGCGCCACCGACTCCTTCGGTCCCGAACTGCGTCCGATCACCGACGCGTTGGACTTCCTGCCGTACGGCAACGGCGTCCACTACGACGTCGACCCGGGCCGCCGTCCCCTGATCCACCGCCTCGTCGCCGACGGCACCCTCCCGACGGCCCACTGCACGGACGACGGGGTCGGCCTCGTCTACCGCGGCACCGAACTGGCCGAGGCGGTCACCGAAGTCCCGGGCAAGGGCGCCTACGTGGTCGTCCGCGACGGCGACACGGCGGTGGAGGAGCGGATCGAGCCGCGGGAGCTGCCCGGCCCGGGCCGCTGA
- a CDS encoding alpha/beta fold hydrolase: MTDDATAPSSSCDQNPVPGLPLYDLAGFTHRWVDAEGIRLHAVEGGRPAGPTVVLLAGFPQTWWAWRKVMPGLAARFRVIAIDLPGQGHSERPRGGYDTHTVASRVQTALTALDVPKYWLVGHDVGAWVAFSLALKYEERLHGVALLDAGIPGITLPDSIPTDPDRAWKTWHFAFHLVPELPETLLTGRERDYVDWFLKVKTLSPDTFDGAEIDHYAAAVAAEGGLSASLAYYRDAAESARRNHDALERGHLTVPVLGVSGSHGSIPDMAASIGPWAANATGAVIPQAGHFIPDEQPEATVKVLTAFIDHERAE; the protein is encoded by the coding sequence ATGACCGACGACGCCACAGCCCCCAGCAGCTCCTGCGATCAGAACCCGGTCCCCGGGTTGCCGCTGTACGACCTTGCGGGTTTCACCCACCGCTGGGTCGACGCGGAAGGAATCCGGCTGCACGCCGTGGAAGGCGGCCGGCCGGCCGGTCCCACCGTCGTCCTGCTCGCCGGGTTCCCGCAGACCTGGTGGGCTTGGCGAAAGGTGATGCCGGGGCTCGCCGCGCGATTCCGGGTGATCGCGATCGATCTGCCGGGGCAGGGCCACTCCGAGCGCCCCCGAGGGGGCTACGACACGCACACCGTCGCTTCGCGTGTCCAGACCGCGCTGACCGCGCTCGACGTGCCGAAGTACTGGCTGGTCGGCCACGACGTCGGGGCCTGGGTCGCCTTCTCGCTGGCCCTGAAGTACGAAGAGCGCCTGCACGGTGTCGCTCTGCTTGACGCCGGCATCCCCGGAATCACCCTGCCGGACTCCATTCCGACGGATCCCGACCGGGCCTGGAAGACCTGGCACTTCGCCTTCCACCTGGTGCCCGAACTCCCCGAGACCCTGCTCACCGGTCGCGAGCGTGACTACGTCGACTGGTTCCTGAAGGTCAAGACTCTGTCCCCGGACACCTTCGACGGCGCCGAGATCGACCATTACGCCGCCGCCGTCGCGGCCGAGGGAGGTCTTTCGGCGTCTCTCGCCTACTACCGCGACGCCGCGGAATCGGCGCGCAGGAACCACGACGCTCTCGAACGAGGGCACCTGACCGTCCCGGTCCTGGGAGTCTCCGGCTCCCACGGCTCGATCCCCGACATGGCCGCCTCCATCGGCCCGTGGGCAGCGAACGCGACCGGCGCCGTGATCCCACAGGCCGGACACTTCATTCCCGACGAGCAGCCCGAGGCGACCGTGAAGGTGCTGACCGCGTTCATCGATCACGAGCGTGCCGAGTAG
- a CDS encoding GNAT family N-acetyltransferase — protein MSELRTDRLVLRGWRASDLDPWAAMNADPVVREYFPEVLTRAQSEASVARFQADLDRRGWGWWAVEIAATGEFIGFAGLDPVEDGMPFTGVEAGWRLARPAWGNGFATEAARAAVTHAFEELGLPEVLAVTAAGNRRSRAVMDRLGMTYDPADDFDDPEIPEGPLRRSVVYRLRSRDHRPGGL, from the coding sequence ATGTCCGAACTTCGAACCGATCGTCTCGTGCTCCGCGGCTGGCGGGCGTCCGACCTGGACCCGTGGGCGGCGATGAACGCCGATCCGGTGGTCCGCGAGTACTTCCCCGAGGTCCTGACCCGGGCGCAGAGCGAGGCGTCCGTGGCCCGCTTCCAGGCCGACCTCGACCGGCGGGGCTGGGGCTGGTGGGCGGTGGAGATCGCCGCCACCGGCGAGTTCATCGGCTTCGCCGGGCTCGATCCCGTGGAGGACGGCATGCCGTTCACCGGGGTGGAGGCGGGCTGGCGCCTGGCCCGCCCGGCCTGGGGGAACGGCTTCGCCACCGAGGCCGCGCGGGCCGCGGTGACCCACGCCTTCGAGGAACTCGGGCTGCCGGAGGTCCTCGCGGTGACCGCGGCCGGCAACCGGCGGTCGCGGGCGGTGATGGACCGCCTGGGCATGACCTACGACCCGGCCGACGACTTCGACGACCCGGAGATCCCCGAGGGCCCCCTGCGCCGCTCCGTCGTGTACCGCCTCCGGTCCAGGGACCACCGGCCCGGCGGGCTGTAG
- a CDS encoding TetR/AcrR family transcriptional regulator: MAGKKQFDVDTALDAAMVQFWRAGYADTSLDDLSRTTGLNRSSLYSSFGDKESLYLRCLDRYAARYGSRYDHALSRASEEPLRAVRAFFEVTLERIADPDVPDGCLIAQTAMAAPVLGPAIAARAVEALSLQRARLRTALDAARLAEDEADDFAVHMTAVNQSLAVMSRTGASRQQLRTVVDISMSALSRALPARS, from the coding sequence ATGGCCGGGAAGAAGCAGTTCGACGTGGACACCGCGCTCGACGCGGCGATGGTCCAGTTCTGGCGGGCCGGATACGCCGACACATCTCTCGACGACCTCTCCAGGACGACCGGATTGAACCGGAGTTCCCTCTACTCCTCGTTCGGTGACAAGGAGTCGCTCTACCTGCGCTGCCTGGACCGCTATGCCGCGCGGTACGGAAGCAGGTACGACCATGCGCTGTCCCGGGCGTCCGAGGAACCGCTCCGGGCGGTACGGGCGTTCTTCGAGGTCACCCTGGAGCGCATCGCCGACCCCGACGTACCCGACGGATGCCTGATCGCCCAGACCGCGATGGCGGCACCGGTGCTCGGCCCCGCCATCGCCGCACGCGCGGTCGAAGCCCTAAGCTTGCAGCGTGCGCGGCTGCGGACCGCCTTGGACGCCGCGCGGTTGGCCGAGGACGAGGCCGACGACTTCGCGGTTCACATGACGGCGGTCAACCAGTCGCTGGCCGTGATGAGCAGGACCGGGGCGAGCCGGCAGCAGCTCCGCACAGTCGTCGACATCAGCATGAGCGCCCTCTCACGCGCCTTGCCCGCCCGGAGCTAG
- the pgm gene encoding phosphoglucomutase (alpha-D-glucose-1,6-bisphosphate-dependent): protein MQHDRAGRPAGPEDLIDVARLVTAYYALHPDPGEPAQRVAFGTSGHRGSSLVAAFNDDHIAATSQAICEYRSAQGTDGPLFLGADTHALSEPARVTALEVFAANDVTVLIDSADGYTPTPAVSHAILTHNRGRTSGLADGVVVTPSHNPPADGGFKYNPPNGGPAGSDATSWIQDRANEIIAAGLKDVRRIPYARALAAPGTGRHDFLDAYVRDLPSVLDLDAIRSAGVRIGADPLGGASVAYWGRIAEQHRLDLTVVNPLADPTWRFMTLDWDGKIRMDCSSPHAMASLIQGRDRFDIATGNDADADRHGIVTPDAGLMNPNHYLATAIAYLYAHRADWPAGAGVGKTLVSSGMIDRVAADLGRRLVEVPVGFKWFVDGLVDGSLGFGGEESAGASFLRRDGSVWTTDKDGIILALLASEITAVTGKTPSEHYAALTARFGDPAYARIDAPATREEKARLARLSPAQVTADTLAGEPVTAVLTEAPGNGAPIGGIKVTTENAWFAARPSGTEDVYKIYGESFLGADHLRQVQDEAKLVVLGALGG, encoded by the coding sequence ATGCAGCACGACCGAGCCGGCCGGCCGGCCGGCCCCGAGGACCTGATCGACGTCGCCAGGCTGGTGACGGCCTACTACGCCCTGCACCCGGACCCCGGCGAGCCCGCCCAGCGCGTGGCCTTCGGTACGTCCGGGCACCGGGGCTCGTCGCTGGTGGCGGCGTTCAACGACGACCACATCGCCGCCACCAGCCAGGCCATCTGCGAGTACCGCTCGGCACAGGGCACCGACGGCCCGCTCTTCCTGGGCGCCGACACCCACGCCCTGTCCGAGCCCGCGAGGGTCACCGCACTGGAGGTGTTCGCCGCCAACGACGTGACCGTGCTCATCGACAGCGCGGACGGCTACACCCCCACCCCGGCGGTCTCCCACGCCATCCTCACCCACAACAGGGGCCGCACCTCGGGCCTCGCCGACGGCGTGGTCGTCACCCCCTCGCACAACCCGCCCGCCGACGGCGGGTTCAAGTACAACCCGCCCAACGGCGGCCCCGCGGGCTCGGACGCCACCTCCTGGATCCAGGACCGGGCCAACGAGATCATCGCGGCCGGACTGAAGGACGTACGGCGCATCCCGTACGCGCGGGCGCTCGCCGCCCCCGGCACCGGCCGCCACGACTTCCTCGACGCCTACGTCCGCGACCTGCCGAGCGTCCTGGACCTCGACGCGATCCGCTCGGCGGGCGTGCGGATCGGCGCGGACCCGCTGGGCGGCGCCTCCGTCGCCTACTGGGGCCGGATCGCCGAGCAGCACCGCCTCGACCTGACGGTGGTCAACCCGCTCGCCGACCCGACCTGGCGGTTCATGACGCTGGACTGGGACGGCAAGATCCGCATGGACTGCTCGTCGCCGCACGCCATGGCCTCCCTCATCCAGGGGCGCGACCGCTTCGACATCGCCACCGGCAACGACGCCGACGCCGACCGGCACGGCATCGTCACCCCGGACGCCGGCCTGATGAACCCCAACCACTACCTCGCCACCGCCATCGCCTACCTCTACGCCCACCGCGCCGACTGGCCGGCCGGCGCGGGCGTGGGCAAGACGCTGGTGTCCTCCGGCATGATCGACCGGGTCGCCGCCGACCTCGGCCGCCGCCTGGTCGAAGTACCCGTGGGCTTCAAGTGGTTCGTGGACGGACTGGTCGACGGCTCCCTCGGCTTCGGCGGCGAGGAGTCCGCGGGGGCGTCGTTCCTGCGCCGGGACGGCTCCGTGTGGACCACCGACAAGGACGGCATCATCCTCGCGCTGCTCGCCTCCGAGATCACCGCCGTCACCGGCAAGACCCCCTCCGAGCACTATGCCGCGCTCACCGCCCGGTTCGGCGACCCCGCCTACGCCCGCATCGACGCTCCCGCCACCCGCGAGGAGAAGGCCCGCCTGGCCAGGCTGTCCCCGGCCCAGGTCACGGCCGACACCCTCGCCGGGGAGCCGGTCACCGCCGTGCTCACCGAGGCACCCGGCAACGGCGCCCCCATCGGCGGCATCAAGGTGACCACCGAGAACGCCTGGTTCGCGGCCCGCCCCTCCGGCACCGAGGACGTCTACAAGATCTACGGCGAGTCCTTCCTCGGCGCGGATCACCTGCGCCAGGTGCAGGACGAGGCCAAGCTCGTCGTCCTCGGCGCCCTGGGCGGCTGA
- a CDS encoding SpoIIE family protein phosphatase, translated as MTSRWAGHQDGEEPGHDTAAEAHRAAAEAHGVPEDVEPDFSRAVLRALGTGVVTLGPTARITSVNPWAEQLLGRSEQEMLGRDAHDLLHRYADGSPVPRERCALRRPLHGAPAEEGSDEYFQRADGTTVPVIWATTPLVRGGRQEGLVLVFHDFSLHRSAAEETEARTTALEALTAQLHLVAEISTVLVPTERTSTTLRRLVRLLVPELGQWAAVDVYPGQSDLLERVAVRSSTRPDRARALRGPMASLPDQARAALTLLINGDRPVPLKADDLFRDPEHPLAATHRVLFERLGGHAAVAIPLRTRQRSYGVLTVGRAGDRPAHTEAEVALLADIGRRVGLVLDNARLYHEQRNVAETMQRQLLTPLPQVDHLRMAARYWPAESAMEVGGDWYDAFLLGDGVMALVIGDVVGHDLQAAAHMAEVRNMLRALAWDHQEPPSVIMRRLDEAVTNTSDAPMATLVFARVEGAEGGPWRLHWVNAGHPPPLLITRDGGTRFLEGGHGPLIGMSATLRLGLNWPDTREELPPESILLLYTDGLVESRDRPIDVGMDQLRHHAGVLARRVDRWSVDDFCDELLARIAPRGDDVALLALRLPAAGMGAPGDTEPPPPPQSGQSEAAPDRAAPGSLRQEAEVRDPTHVDPED; from the coding sequence GTGACATCACGCTGGGCGGGCCACCAGGACGGCGAGGAACCAGGACACGACACGGCCGCCGAGGCGCACCGGGCGGCCGCCGAGGCGCACGGCGTGCCGGAAGACGTGGAGCCCGACTTCTCCCGTGCCGTCCTGCGCGCCCTCGGCACCGGCGTCGTCACCCTCGGCCCCACCGCCCGGATCACCTCGGTGAACCCCTGGGCCGAGCAGCTGCTGGGACGGTCGGAGCAGGAGATGCTCGGGCGCGACGCCCACGACCTCCTGCACCGGTACGCCGACGGCAGCCCCGTACCGCGCGAGCGGTGCGCGCTGCGCCGCCCGCTGCACGGGGCGCCCGCCGAGGAGGGCAGCGACGAGTACTTCCAGCGGGCCGACGGCACCACGGTCCCCGTCATCTGGGCCACCACCCCCCTCGTCCGCGGCGGACGGCAGGAAGGGCTGGTGCTCGTCTTCCACGACTTCAGCCTGCACCGCAGCGCCGCCGAGGAGACCGAGGCGCGGACCACCGCGCTGGAGGCACTCACCGCCCAGCTGCACCTGGTCGCCGAGATCTCCACCGTGCTGGTCCCCACCGAGCGCACCTCCACCACCCTGCGCCGGCTCGTGCGGCTGCTGGTGCCGGAACTGGGCCAGTGGGCGGCGGTCGACGTCTACCCGGGTCAGTCGGACCTGTTGGAACGGGTGGCGGTACGCAGCAGCACCCGGCCGGACCGGGCCAGAGCCCTGCGTGGGCCCATGGCCTCGCTGCCGGACCAGGCCCGCGCCGCGCTCACCCTGCTCATCAACGGCGACCGGCCCGTCCCGCTGAAGGCCGACGACCTGTTCCGGGACCCGGAGCACCCGCTCGCCGCCACCCACCGGGTGCTGTTCGAACGGCTCGGCGGCCACGCGGCAGTCGCCATCCCCCTCCGCACCCGGCAGCGGTCCTACGGCGTCCTGACCGTGGGCCGCGCCGGGGACCGCCCCGCCCACACCGAGGCCGAGGTCGCCCTGCTGGCGGACATCGGCCGCCGGGTGGGACTGGTCCTGGACAACGCCCGGCTCTACCACGAGCAGCGAAACGTCGCCGAGACCATGCAGCGCCAGCTCCTGACCCCGCTTCCCCAGGTCGACCACCTCCGGATGGCCGCCCGCTACTGGCCGGCCGAGAGCGCGATGGAGGTCGGCGGCGACTGGTACGACGCCTTCCTCCTGGGCGACGGCGTGATGGCCCTGGTCATCGGGGACGTCGTCGGACACGACCTGCAGGCCGCCGCCCACATGGCCGAGGTCCGCAACATGCTGCGCGCCCTGGCCTGGGACCACCAGGAGCCGCCCAGCGTGATCATGCGCCGTCTGGACGAGGCAGTGACCAACACCAGCGACGCGCCCATGGCCACCCTCGTCTTCGCGCGGGTCGAAGGGGCCGAGGGCGGCCCCTGGCGGCTGCACTGGGTGAACGCCGGACACCCGCCGCCGCTGCTGATCACGCGGGACGGCGGCACGCGCTTCCTGGAGGGCGGCCACGGCCCGCTCATCGGCATGAGCGCCACCCTGCGCCTCGGCCTGAACTGGCCCGACACCCGCGAGGAACTCCCGCCGGAGAGCATCCTCCTGCTCTACACCGACGGCCTGGTCGAGAGCCGCGACCGTCCCATCGACGTGGGCATGGACCAGCTCCGCCACCATGCCGGCGTACTGGCCCGGCGGGTGGACAGGTGGAGCGTCGACGACTTCTGCGACGAACTGCTCGCGCGCATCGCGCCCCGCGGGGACGACGTCGCCCTGCTCGCCCTGCGGCTGCCCGCCGCCGGCATGGGCGCGCCCGGCGACACCGAGCCGCCCCCGCCGCCCCAGTCCGGACAGAGCGAGGCCGCCCCGGACCGGGCCGCTCCCGGCTCCCTGCGCCAGGAGGCCGAGGTGCGGGACCCGACCCACGTGGACCCGGAGGACTAG
- a CDS encoding cytochrome P450, translating into MVQDGRVSARKADRGRAGPACPVDRAADGTWRVHDFAVARALLRGPGTVQAGLGIETVEKLPPRVRRPVLYRDGPEHREHRRQTARYFTPRRVDEHYREPMVRIAEEQLAVLRSAGEAPLSDLAFGLAVGVVSEVVGLRYSRPGIRRRLERFFPEEFGEPGLTSVRGLYWLVRQNTNWLRIHLADVRPAVRAHRRREHDDLISHLIAEGCSDVEILGECLTFAAAGMVTTREFVCLAAWHLFSDAELLGHYRSADETGRLAVLQELLRLEPVIGSLRRRATGPVELSCPDGPVTVCPGEYVEVHLDDANADPKAVGEEPLLVRPQRAGAVGAGLSFGDGPHRCPGAHIALLETDVFLSRLFALDGVRMSGGPRVAFQEAIDGYEIRDLTVALPRAGRG; encoded by the coding sequence GTGGTGCAGGACGGACGGGTCTCCGCGCGGAAGGCCGACCGGGGCCGGGCCGGGCCGGCGTGCCCGGTCGACCGGGCGGCGGACGGGACCTGGCGGGTGCACGATTTCGCCGTCGCGCGGGCGCTGCTGCGCGGTCCCGGCACCGTACAGGCCGGTCTCGGCATCGAGACGGTGGAGAAGCTCCCGCCGCGCGTCCGCCGGCCCGTGCTCTACCGGGACGGCCCCGAGCACCGGGAGCACCGCAGGCAGACCGCCCGCTACTTCACTCCCCGCCGGGTGGACGAGCACTACCGCGAGCCGATGGTCCGGATCGCCGAGGAGCAGCTGGCCGTTCTGCGCTCGGCCGGCGAGGCCCCGCTCTCCGACCTCGCCTTCGGTCTGGCCGTCGGCGTGGTGAGCGAGGTCGTCGGGCTGCGGTACAGCAGGCCCGGCATCCGCCGCAGGCTGGAGCGGTTCTTCCCGGAGGAGTTCGGCGAGCCGGGACTGACCAGTGTCCGGGGTCTGTACTGGCTGGTGCGGCAGAACACCAACTGGCTGCGCATCCACCTGGCCGACGTGCGCCCCGCCGTCCGCGCGCACCGCCGCCGCGAGCACGACGACCTGATCTCCCACCTGATCGCGGAGGGCTGCTCGGACGTCGAGATCCTCGGCGAGTGCCTGACCTTCGCCGCGGCGGGCATGGTCACCACGCGCGAGTTCGTGTGCCTGGCCGCCTGGCACCTGTTCTCGGACGCCGAGCTGCTCGGCCACTACCGGTCGGCGGACGAGACCGGGCGGCTGGCCGTGCTCCAGGAGCTGCTGCGGCTGGAGCCCGTCATCGGGAGCCTGCGCAGGCGGGCGACCGGGCCGGTGGAGCTGTCCTGCCCCGACGGGCCGGTGACGGTGTGCCCCGGCGAGTACGTCGAGGTCCACCTGGACGACGCCAACGCGGACCCGAAGGCCGTGGGCGAGGAGCCGCTGCTCGTCCGCCCGCAGCGGGCCGGGGCGGTCGGCGCGGGGCTCTCCTTCGGCGACGGGCCGCACCGGTGCCCCGGGGCGCACATCGCCCTGCTGGAGACCGACGTGTTCCTCAGCCGCCTGTTCGCCCTCGACGGCGTCCGGATGAGCGGTGGGCCGCGCGTCGCCTTCCAGGAGGCCATCGACGGCTACGAGATCCGCGACCTGACCGTGGCGCTCCCCCGGGCCGGCCGCGGCTGA
- a CDS encoding LysR family transcriptional regulator, whose translation MGTFDLNLARVFVLLYETGSVTATAETLHVTQPTVSYSLGKLRRHFDDELFRRNGRGLTPTAGARRLYLPLQRALAEIDGTVRQGDLFDAGSMSGRFTIALSDLGEATLLPRLVATARERAPGVSFTVRPFDVEDAEGQLRRGDLDAFVATPVITSHLTVRIPLFRERYVLMVAADHPRVRGDAVTPEDLAAEHHATVFGPSGHVTPRALLGAHGLLERVAVDATRFSMLPYLLEQTDLVAIVPEYVGEVFTASHRVRLVRLPFETEPIEIALYARHESSRSPAQRWLVQFMAEVLGEQVSPAQLPPSSRR comes from the coding sequence ATGGGCACCTTCGATCTCAACCTGGCCCGCGTGTTCGTACTGCTCTACGAGACGGGCAGCGTCACGGCCACCGCCGAGACGCTCCACGTCACGCAGCCCACCGTCAGCTACAGCCTGGGCAAGCTGCGGCGGCACTTCGACGACGAGCTGTTCCGCCGCAACGGACGCGGGCTGACCCCCACCGCCGGCGCACGGCGGCTGTACCTGCCGCTCCAGCGCGCGCTGGCCGAGATCGACGGGACGGTCCGCCAGGGCGACCTCTTCGACGCCGGGAGCATGTCGGGCCGGTTCACCATCGCCCTGTCCGACCTCGGTGAGGCGACGCTGCTGCCGAGGCTCGTGGCCACCGCGCGCGAGCGGGCGCCGGGCGTGTCCTTCACCGTCCGCCCCTTCGACGTGGAGGACGCCGAGGGCCAGCTGCGCCGCGGCGACCTCGACGCGTTCGTGGCCACCCCGGTGATCACCTCGCACCTCACCGTGCGCATCCCGCTCTTCCGCGAGCGCTACGTCCTGATGGTCGCGGCCGACCATCCCCGCGTACGCGGCGACGCGGTCACGCCGGAGGACCTCGCCGCCGAGCATCACGCGACGGTGTTCGGACCGAGCGGCCACGTCACGCCCCGGGCACTGCTGGGCGCGCACGGGCTCCTGGAGCGGGTGGCCGTGGACGCCACCCGCTTCTCGATGCTGCCCTACCTGCTGGAGCAGACCGACCTGGTGGCCATCGTCCCCGAGTACGTCGGCGAGGTCTTCACCGCGTCCCACCGGGTGCGCCTGGTGCGGCTGCCGTTCGAGACCGAACCGATCGAGATCGCCCTGTACGCGCGGCACGAGTCCTCGCGCAGCCCGGCCCAGCGCTGGCTCGTGCAGTTCATGGCGGAGGTACTGGGCGAGCAGGTGAGCCCGGCCCAGCTGCCGCCGTCGAGCCGTCGTTAG